The DNA sequence GACTCGTCGAACTCGGCGAGGTCGTCGAGATCGTCGAGCTCCTCGAACCGGTCTTCGGGGTCGAGCGTCTCGGGGTCGACGGCGGTGTCGGTTTCGATGGTCATCTCATGCCTTCCTGGTGGTGCCGCGGCTGCGGCTCGTGGTCGATTGGGGGCTCGTGGTCGATGGGGGAGGTGAAGCGGGCGACGACGTGGTCGGCGAGTCCGAGCCCGGTCGTCATGCCGATGCCCGTGGTCGCCGCGGCGAGGTGCACGCCCGGCAGCGCCTCGAGGTCGAGGAACTCGTCGGGGCCGCTCGCGTAGACGCCCTGCCAGCGCTCGAGCACGCGCGGCTCGACGCCGAACAGGGCACGGAACTCCTCGAGCAGCGCGTCGGCGGCCGCCTCGCCCTGGAATGGCGCGATGGCGGCGCCCCGGTAGTGCGTGTCGCCCACGATGAGCGAGCCGTCGGGCAGTTGCGTGTACATCTGGTTGAGGTCGAGCGCCGCGAGGTCCGGGCGCTCCGCGTGCAGCCGATCGCGCAGGGCTGCGGCCGCAGACGTCTCGGCGAACGCGCCGTACCGCAGCAGCGACCACCCCGTGAGCAGGGGCGCCTCGAGCGGCGCGGCCAGCGGCGCCGCGACGCGGAGCATGTCGAGCCCGCAGCGCACGATGCCGAGCCCCTCGGCGACCTCGGGGAACAGCTGGTCCACGTCGTGGTTGGTCGCCACGACGACGTGCTGCGCGCCGACCGGTCCGCGGCTCGTGCGCACGAGGCCGGGTTCGATCGCGCCGACGCTCGTGCGGAACCGGAACTCGACGCCCTGCTCGGCGAGGTGCGACGTGATCGCCTGGAGCGCCTGCCGCGGATTCGCCTGGAGGTCGGCCGGCAGGAATGCGCCGCCGACGGCGACCCCCGGCGCGAGCGGGATCCGTACCGCCGCCTCGGCGGCGTCGAGCAGGCGCACCTCGTCGCCTCGCACCGCCGCGAGCTCCACGAGCACCGCGAGTTCGTCGGCGGCGCGGGCCGCGACGAGCGTGCCCGACTCGCGCAGCCAGACGCCGGCGTCGTGCGCGAGACGCAGCCACAGTTCGCGCGCCGCGAGCCCGTGCTGACGCGCGATGCCCGTCTGGGGCGTCACGCACAGGTGGCCGAAGTTGCGGACCGAGGCCCCGGTCGCCTCGCTGCCGCGTTCGACGACGAGGGTCCTCATCCCGCGGCGCAGGCCGGCGTACGCGGCCCCGAGTCCGATCACGCCGCCGCCGACCACGACGAGGTCGTACCGATCGGCGCTCAACGGAACACCCGCCGCATCCAGACGGCGAGGCCCTCGACCGCGAGCACGGTCACGAGGATCATGAGCACGATCGCGGTGACGACGCCGTAGTTCGAGCCCTGGCCGGCGTTCAGCAGGTAGTACCCGATGCCGCCGCCGCCGACGATGCCGAGGATCGTCGCCGCACGGATGTTCGTGTCGAGCAGGTAGAAGCTGTGCCCGATGAGCGCGGGCGTGCCCTGCGGCAGCGTGGCCGAGGCGTAGCGCTGCAGGCGCGTCGCGCCGACGGCGGTGACCGCGCGTTCGGGGCCCGCCTTCACCTCCTCGAAGGAGTCGGCGATGAGCTTGCCGAGCAGGCCGATGCCGCCGAAGGCGAGCGCGATCGTGCCGGCCTGCGCGCCGAGCCCGGTGATGACGATGAGCACGATCGCGAGGATCACCTCCGGCACCCCGCGGATGCCGACGAGCAGGAAGCGCGCGCCCGTGCGCGTCGCGGGGTTCGGGGCGACGTTCCGCGCCGCGAGCGATCCGATGACGACCGAGAGCACGAGCGTGAGCAGCGCGGCGGCGAGGGCGATCGCGATCGTCTCGAGCATCGCCGTCGACATGGTGTCCCAGTCGTACGAGCCGAAGGTCGGCGGCCAGAACTGCACGGCGACGGGCGGGATCTTCGCCCAGACGGTGAGGAAGTCGCCCCACTGGATGTTGCAGACCGCGACGGCGCCGATGATGACGACGACCGCGACCCAGCCCCACACGGTCGACCGCACGCGCGATCCGGTCCACGGGCGGCGCATCGCTGCCTGCGGCGTGGTCGCGGCGAGCGGGCCGCCCGACGACCGGCCGCCGTGCAGCATGGCCGTGCGCACCGCGCTCGAGACGATCTCCATGACGATGCAGAGCACGAGCATGACGATCGCGATGCCGATGCCGAGCGAGTAGTTCAACGACTTGAAGGCGAACGACATCTCGAGGCCCAGCCCGGCGACGCCGACGTAGCCGAGCACGACCGAGCCGCGCAGGTTGATGTCGTTGCGGTGCAGCACGGTCGCGACCCAGGAGGGCAGCACCTGGGGCAGGATGCCGCTGCTGAACTCCTGCAGCTTCGAGCCTCCCGCGGCGCGGATCGCCCGACGGGGTCCCTCGTCGATCTGCTCGATCGCGTCGGCGAAGAGCTTGGAGATCATGCCGATGGAGTGGATGCCGATCGCGAGGATGCCGGGCAGCGCGCCGAGCGAGAAGAGGAGCACGAACACCATCGCGAGCACGACGTCGGGGATCGCGCGGGTGAGCACGGTGATGAAGCGCGCGACGGCGCGCCAAGCGGGGCCGGGGGTCGTGTTGCCGGCGGCGAGGTAGGCGACGGGCACCGAGACGACGGCGGCGAAGAGCGTGCCCGAGATGACGATGCCGAGCGTGAGTGCGGTGAGCTGCACGAGTTCGAGCGGCTCGGGGAACTCGATCGTGCCCACGCGTGCGAAGAAGCGCTCGGCGTTGCCCCAACTCTCGATCATCGACGGCAGCGAGATGCCGATCGAGTTCAGTGCGAAGACGGATGCCACGAGCAGCGCGACGAGCGTCAGCCCGGCTGCGATGCGCTCGGGCGAGAGGCGGCGCTTCGGCGCGCGGTCCGCGACGCTCGTGCGGGCGGGGGAGGTGTGCGGCGCGTGCGGGGCGATCGCGGTCACGGGGCGACGCCTTCGGCCTCGAGCGGGAGCCGGGAGGCCGGTCGCTCGGCGTCGGCTGCGGCAGCCGTCAGCTCGGTCTCGATCGCCGCCAGCTCGGCCGTGGCGGTCGAGACGCGACCGTAGATCTCCATGACCTGGGCCTTCGTGAGTCCGTCGGTCGGGGTGTCGAGCACGACCTCCCCGTGCCGGAGCCCCACGATGCGGTCGCCCCACGAGAGCGCGAGGTCGACCTGGTGGAGGCTGCAGACGACCGTGAGCCCGGCATCCATCGCGATCTCGCGGATGAGGGCCATGACCTGCTCGCTCGACTCGGGGTCGAGCGAGGCGACGGGTTCGTCGGCGAGCAGGATCTCGGGCTCCTGCATGAGCGCGCGGGCGATCGCCACGCGCTGCTGCTGTCCGCCCGAGAGGGTGTCGGCGCGCTGGTAGGCGCGGTCGAGCAGGCCGACCCGGTCGAGGTGGCCGAGCGCGGCGAGCTTGAGCGAGCGGGGGTAGCTCCACAGGCCGAGTCGCGGTCCGCGGAGCGTGGCGAGCACGCCGGTGAGCACGTTCTCCAGCACGGTGAGCGAGGGCACGAGCTCGAACTGCTGGAACACGAATCCGACCTTTCCGCGCAGGGCGCGGAGGCGCCGCCCGGTGAGGGACGGCACCTCCTCGCCGAGCACGCGCACCGAACCCGACGTCGGGGTCTCGAGTCCGTCGAGGTGCCGGAGCAGGGTCGACTTGCCCGAGCCCGAGAGGCCGAGCAGCACCACGATCTCGCCGCGACCGACCTCGAGGTCGACGCCCCGCAGGGCGTGCGTGCGATCGAATCGCTTGTCGAGGTCGTGCACCTCGATGACGGGGGTGTGCATGGGCTTCTCGTTCCGGTCGGTTGGCGTGCGTGCGTGCGTTTCGGAGCTGGGGTCAGGGCCGGGCGATCAGCCCTGGCACTGCTCGGCTTCGGTCTTCTCGCAGATGTCGCGGATGGTGTCGTAGTACGCGTCGTCGACGGGCTTCGTGGCGTAGAACACCGAGCGGAAGCCGTCGGAGTCGGCGCTGTCGATGCCGGCGGCGATGATGTCGTCGATGGTGACCTCGCCGAGGATGTCGGTGAGCTGCGACTTCAGGTCATCGGGCAGCGTGTTCGAGACGACGATGGGGGCGCCGGGCACCATGGTCTCGGCGATCACCTTCACCTGGTCGCTCTTCTCGACCTCGCTGTCCTCGGCGAAGCCGGCCTCGCACTCGACGCCCTCGCCGACCTTGGTGACGCTGACGTCGTGCTTGCCCGCGAACACCGGCGTGATGTCGGTCTCGGGGTCGATGCCGGCCTGGAGCAGGTTGTAGGTCGGGAACAGGTAGCCCGAGGTCGACGACGGGTCGACGAAGCAGACCTTCTTGCCCTCGAAGTCCTCGAGGCTCGCGATGTCGCTGCCGGTCGGCACGATGGCCTGCGAGTAGTAGCCGGGCTCCTGGCCCTCTGCGGTGACGATCGAGGAGATCGGGGTGATCTCGGCGCCGTTGTTCGTGGCGGTGACGTACGTGAAGCCCGAGAACGAGGCGACGTCGATCTTGCCGGCGACGGCGGCTTCGATGAGCGCCGCGTAGTCGGTGGACTCGTGGTACTCGACCGTCTTGCCGGTCTCCTTCGCGATGTAGTCCATGAGGGGCTGGTAGTTCGTCTCGGTGTCGACCGAGTCGGGCACGACGCCGAAGACGAGCGTGTCGGAGTCGACGGCGAACGCGGCCGCGTCGGCGGCGGGCTCGTCGGCGGTCGCGGGCGCCGAGCAGGCCGCGAGGCCGAGGGCGAGGGCGGCGGCGCCGAGCAGGGCGAATGCACTGGTCTTGGTGCGGGAGATCATGACGGCCTTTCAGGCAGGGGTCGTGGATCGGACGACAGGTACGTTGCCAGATCCGGCGCAACGTGTATACCGATCTTGCTTGCCATTCACGAGGTGTTCACTCAACTCGTCCCAGGTGGACGCAGGATGTCGCGTGCCGGTCGAGTTCGAGCCGCCCTTCCCTTGCGTCGGGCGCGGCAAGTAGTATTCCTACGTGACTTCGATGGTGTACAAGCTGATCGCCGACGACCTGCGCGAGCGCATCGCGAGCGGGCAACTCGCCCCGGGCGACGACGTGCCGACCGAGGCCGAGCTCGCCGAGCTGTGGCGCACCTCGCGCGGCCCGATCCGCAACGCGCTCGCGGCACTGCGGCACGAGGGCCTCATCGAGACCACGCGCGGGCGCCCGGCCAAGGTCGTCGAGCGCAAGGCCCACCAGGCCGTCGACGTGTCGATCCCGTTCACTCGCTGGGCGCGCGACCTCGGCGCGGCACCCGGCGCGATCACGCAGGAGGTCTCGCTGCGACGCGCCGACCCCGAGCACGCCGAGGCCCTCGACGTCGACCCCGGCACCCTCGTCGTGCACGTGCTGCGCCTGCGCCTGCTCGACGGCAGGCCGACCATGCTCGAGCGGCTCACGTACATCGAACCGGTGGGCCGGGTGCTCTTCGGCATCGACCTCGACGCCGTGTCGATCACCGAGGTGCTCGCCGAGCACGGCCTGGGCTCGTCCGACGTCGACCACGAGATCGACGCGATCGCGGCCGACGAGCTCGACGCGAGCCTGCTCGGGCTCGCCGTGGGCGCGCCCGTGCTGCGCCTGCGCCGCGTCTCGCGCGACGATGACGGGCGCGTGTTCGAGGCGTCCGACGACCGGTACCGCAGCGATCTCGTGCGGTTCACGGTGGCCGCCTCCGGGCGCGCGCCGCGTGGGGAGCACTATCTGCGGCCCATCGGGGGCTGATTCCGGCCGGCGAGCCTCAGATCGCGAGCAGCGCGATGCCGCCCACGACGACCGCCGAGGCGGCGAGCCGCCAGCCTGCCCGGCTCTCGCGCAGCACGAGCGCGCCGAACAGGCTCACGAGCACGACGCTGACCTCGCGCATCGGGGCGACGAGGGCGACCGGCGCCATCGTGATCGCGACGAGCACCAGGATGTACGACAGCGGCGAGAGTGCGCCGAAGAGCAGGATGCGGGGCCAGTGCCGGCGTGCGACGGCGACGAGCTCGCTGCGTCGCCGACCGAGCATCGCGGCGTACATCGGGATCTCGACGAGCGTGCATCCGACCATGTAGGCCACGGGCGGGACCGCCCACTCGCGCACTGCATGCGCGTCCCACACCGTGTACGCCGCGATCGCGACCCCCGTCACGAGCCCCCACGCGATCGCCGGGTCGAGGCGCGCGCATCGCCCGCGCCTCGCCTGCTCGGGTGCGTCGGGCGACGGCGTCGGGGCTCCGCGACCGCGGTCGAGGCCTCCGATCGCGACGATGCCCGCGAGGATCACCGCGACGCCGGCGATCGCCGCAGGCGACGGGCGCTCGCCGAGCAGCGCGACCGCGACGACCACGGTCAGCGCAGGGCCCGTGCCGCGCGCGGTCGCGTACACGGTCGAGAGCCGCCCGCTCGCGTAGCCCCGCTGCAGCACGAGCATGTACGCGCAGTGCAGGAGGGCCGAGATCCCGACGCCCACCGCGACGTCGAGCGGGTCGGCCTCGCCCAGTCCGCCCGTGAGCGGCACCACCGGCAGCCAGAGCACGGTTGCGGCGAGGGCGCCCCACCAGAGGAACGGCACACCGATGCGGCTCACACCGTGGGCGAGGATGTTCCAGGCCGCGTGGCAGACGGCGGCGGAGAGGACGAGAGCGAGCGCGATCGGCGACACGGGGGACCCTTCGAGTCCGTCGCGCGGCGCGACGGACGGGTCCTCCGGGCTTTTGTCCTGTCAGATGACGCCCGTCGATCGCGGCGGACGTGGCGCCGCTCGGACCAGTCGGACACCTCTGCGGTGGCCCGGAACCCTAGGCGCTGTCGCGGATCACGCTAGCAGCGCGGCTCGGGGCGACGCCGCCGATGGGGGTCGCCGTGCCGGAGTTCACCGGGAGTTCGTCCGGCGCCACGCCGGCTGGGCCGACCACGGTGAACGGACGACGTGCGCGCCAGGGTCAGGAGTTCGTGCCGTCGGAGGTGCCGGATTCGCCCTGCGTGCCCTGGTCGCCCGGCTGACCGCCCTGCCAGGGGCCGCCGCCGTCGGGCAGCTCGGGGCGCTCGCCGTCGCCGGGGAACTGCCCGGGCCCGCCCTGGAAGTCGCCGCCCGACAGCACGCCGAGCAGGCCGTCCAGCAGCGAACTCGCCGATCCGGCGGCGAACCCGCCCGTGAACGAGAGCAGCAGCAACAGCACCCCGCCCGTGACGAGCACCCAGAGCCTGCGGTACCACGGGGTCTTCACGACCGTCGATGGGCCGGTGGATGTCGAGGCCGCCGCTCCGTCGGCGAGCGGCGTGGGGTACGTGGCGGTCATGGGCTCCTCCGGAGGCGGGAGCGGGGCGGAATCCCCGCGTTGGCCTCCAGTGGACCCCGAGACGCTATGGGAGCACCCTCATCCGCCGATGAATCGGCCCAGAACGGGGCGTGAGAACGCGAACGGGCGGCCGTTTCCGGCCGCCCGTCCGTCTGTTCGCCGCGACGCGTTACGCCTCGACGAGCGCCTGCTTGACGACGCTCGTGAAGAACGCGAGGCCGTCGACGCCCGAACGCATCGCAGCGGCGGTGTCGGGGCCGAAGCCGGGTTCGACCGCGTGCTCGGGGTGCGGCATGAGGCCGACCACGTTGCCGCGCGCGTTCGTGATGCCGGCGATGTCGCGCATCGAGCCGTTGGGGTTCACGTCGACGTAGCGGAACACCACGCGGCCCTCGCCCTCGAGCCGATCGAGCGTGTCGGCATCGGCGATGAAGCCGCCCTCGCCGTTCTTCAGGGGGATGGTGATCTGCTGGCCGGCGTCGAAGCCGCTCGTCCAGTCGGTCGAGGTGTTCTCGACCGTGAGCACCTGGTCGCGGCAGATGAAGGAGCCGTGGTCGTTGCGGATCAGGCCGCCCTCGAGCAGGTGCGCCTCGGTCAGCATCTGGAAGCCGTTGCAGATGCCGAGCACGGGCATGCCGGCGTTCGCGGCGTCGACGACCTCGGTCATGATCGGCGAGAGCGAGGCGATCGCGCCGCAGCGCAGGTAGTCGCCGTAGCTGAACCCGCCAGGCAGGATCAGCGCGTCGACCCCCTCGAGGTCGTGCGAGCCGTGCCAGAGGGCGACGGGCTCGCCGCCCGCGAGGCGCACCGCGCGCTGGGCGTCGCGGTCGTCGAGCGAGCCGGGGAAGGTGATGACGCCGATGCGCATGGCGTCAGGCCTCGACGGCGGCGTCGGCGGCCTCGTCGCCGAAGTCGATGTTCACGACGTCTTCGATGACTGAGTTGGAGAGGATCTCCTCGGCGATCTGCTGCACGCTCGCGCGCAGCGCGTCGTCGACGGGCCCGTCGACGGTGAGTTCGAAGCGCTTGCCGATGCGCACGGAGGCGAATCCGGCGTGGCCGGTGCGGGCGAGGGCGCCGGCGACGGCCTTCCCCTGGGGATCGAGCAGTTCGGCCTTGGGCATCACGTCGACGACGATGGTGGGCACCGCGGTTCTCCGTCCGGTGTCGAGGGGTGGTTTGCCACGATTCTACCCGGGCCGACGGATGTCGCGCGCCGCCGCCGGGCGGGCACCGGCCGCGTTTGCCGCATCCGTATTCCGAGTGTATTATTCCGGTCGGAATAGTTTGCGCCCGGCGAGAGGAGAACGGATGCCGCAGCTCACCCCGCTCGCCGTCTCGGCGCTCGCGCTGCTCGTCGAGGCCCCGATGCATCCGTACGAGATGTACCAGCTCATGCTCCAGCGGCGTGAGGACCGGGTCGTCAAGGTGAACGCCGGATCGCTCTACCGCGCGGTCGAGCGGCTCGAACGCGACGGCCTGATCGCCGAGAGCACCACCGAGCGCGAGGGCAACCGCCCCGAGCGCACGGTGTACGCGATCACCGAAGCCGGGCGCCGGGCCTTCCTCGACACGGTCGAGGAGATGCTCGGCCACCACGTCAACGAGTTCCCCGAGTTCCCCCTCGCCATCGGCGAGGCCCACAACCTGCCGGCCGACCGCGTCGTCGAACTGCTCCGTGCGCGGGAGGAGCAGGTCGCCACGGCGATCTCCCTGCTCGACGACGGGCTCGCGCGCATCGCCGCCAAGCAGCTGCCGAAGCGCTACGTGCTGAACGTGCACTATTCGCGGGCGATGCTCGAGACCGAGCTCGGCTGGCTCACCCAGACCATCGACGAACTGACCACGGGATCACTCGACTGGTCGTCGCCGCACGGTGCGCATCGCACCATCCACTGACCTGCCCGCCCATCGGTGCGGCACCCCTTCCGGAGGAACCTCACATGCAACGCGAACTCCGCCCCTGGCCGGCCCTCTGGGCCCTGGTCATCGGCTTCTTCATGATCCTGGTCGACTCGACCATCGTGTCGGTCGCGAACCCCGCCATCATGCGCGGGCTCGACGCCGACCTCACCGCCGTGCTCTGGGTCACGAGCGCCTACCTGCTCGCCTACGCCGTGCCGCTGCTCATCACCGGCCGCCTCGGCGACCGGTTCGGACCGAAGAACATCTACCTGATCGGCCTCGTGATCTTCACGCTGGCCTCCCTCTGGTGCGGGTTCTCGGGCGACATCGAGACGCTCATCCTCGCGCGCGTCGTGCAGGGCCTCGGCGCCGCGCTGATGACGCCGCAGACGATGGCCGTGATCACGCGCATCTTCCCGCCGAACCAGCGCGGCGCGGCCATGGGCCTCTGGGGTGCCGTGGCCGGCATCGCGACCCTCGTCGGCCCGATCCTCGGCGGCGTGCTGGTCGACAGCCTCGGCTGGGAGTGGATCTTCATCGTCAATGTGCCCGTCGGCGTCATCGCGTTCGTGCTCGCCCTGCGGCTCGTGCCGAAGCTCGAGACGCACCAGCACTCGTTCGACTGGCTCGGCGTCGTGCTCTCGGCCGTCGGCATGTTCCTCGTCATCTTCGGCATCCAGGAGGGCGAGACGTACGACTGGGGCACCATCACCGGGCCCATCACGGTCTGGGGCCTCATCATCACTGGCCTCGTGGTGCTCGCCGCGTTCGTCGTCTGGCAGCGGTACAACCGCAAGGAGCCGCTGCTGCCGCTCTCGCTCTTCCGCGACCGCAACTTCTCGCTCGCGAACGGCGGCATCACGCTCGTCGGCCTCGCGATCGTCGCGATGCCCCTGCCGCTGACGTTCTACTTCCAGGTCGCCCGCGGCCTCGAGCCGACGCAGTCGGCGCTCATGCTCGCGCCCATGGCCGTCGTCGCCGGCGTCATGGCGCCGATCATCGGCCGGCTCACCGACCGGGTCGACCCGAAGTGGATCGCGGCCGTCGGCTTCGCGATCACGGCCGCCTCGCTCGCGGCCATGTCGCTGCTCATCACCCCCGACGTCGAGCTGTGGGTGCTGCTCATCCCCGCGGCGGGCCTCGGCCTCGGCACCTCGGGCATCTGGGCGCCGCTCGCCTCCACGGCGACCCGCAACCTCCCCCCGGCGCAGGCCGGCGCGGGTTCGGGCGTCTACAACATGACCCGTCAGGTCGGTTCGGTGTTCGGCGCCGCGGCGATCACCGCACTGCTGAACGCGCGGCTCGAGGCGAACCTGCCCGGGTTCTCGGAGTCCGGCGCCCAGTCGAGCCAGGCCGGGCAGGCACTGCCGCCCCAGATCGCCGCGGGCTTCACCGACGCGATGAGCCAGGCGCTCTGGCTTCCGGTCGTCGCCTTCGCGCTCGGCGCGGTGCTCGTGCTGTTCTTCGCCAAGCCCAAGCAGACCGTGGCCTGGGGCGAACAGCAGGCATCGCAGCCGGATGCCGCGGGCTCGCCCGCGACCGGATCGCTGAGCGCGGTCGACTAGCAGGGCGTCCCGCGCGCCGGAAGCGACGAAGGAGCGTCTCGAGATCCTCGCGGATCCCGGGACGCTCCTCGCCGTTTCGGCGTGTTCCCCTTCGCCTGTCCTTGCGGCGCGTCAGCGCCGGCCGATGCCCCGGATGATGAGGGCGAGCGCGAGCACGGCGGCCGCTCCCACGGCGATCACGAGCGCCGGGTTCTCGCGGTACTTCGCCCGCACGTAGCCGGATCCCTCATCGACGAGGCTGCGTCCGGTCTCGTACGCCTGCTGCGCCTGGGCCTGTGCGGCGTCGAGGGCGTCGGCGCCGGACTCCTTGACCTGCGATGCGGCCGACTTCAGGTCGCCGAGCGTCTCCTCGACGGTCTCCTTCGCCGCCCCGAGGGCGGAATCGGCCGCGCCGCGCGCGTGCTTCGCGGCGTCCTCGACGTTCGATGCGGCTGCCGACGCGGCGCCCTCCACCTGATCGGCCGCGTGCTTCGCGGCATCCGTCGCCCGCTCGGCGGCATCCCGTACGGACTCGGTCGCATCTGCGTCCGTTCGATTCGGATCCGACATGCACTGCCCTCCAGCCGTTCGAGGACGGAGTGCCACGACGACCCACCCGTCCGTGGATGCCCGCAATGCTAGGTCGACCGAGGCCGGATCGCCCGATCGTGCTCAGGGGGTTGTCAGCGGCATGCCCGGGTGGTATCGAGCGCGGTGTCAGCCGAGCCCGGCGCGCTCGAGCAGCACCTGCTTGAGCACGTCGCGGGTCGCGGCCATGCCACGGTGCACCTCTTCGAAGCTCGTCGAGAGCGGCGAGAGCCCGATGCGGATGCCGCCGGGGTCGCGGTAGTCGGGAATGACGTCCTGCTGCCAGAGTCGGGCCACGACCTCGCGCATCTCGGGGTGGAAGAACGTGACGTGGCCGCCGCGTTCCTCGACGTCGTCGGGGGAGGCGAGGGTCACGCCGAGCGGCGCCAGCCAGTCGGCCGCGAGCGAGATCGCGAACTCGGTGAGCGCGACCGACTTCGCGCGGATCGCGGGCATGCCGGCCTCCTCGATCATCGCGAGGGTCTCCTGCATGGCGATCATGCCGACGACCGGGGCGGTGCCGCTGATGAAGCGCTGCATGCCGGGCGCCGGCCGGTACTCGGGCCCCATGAGGAACATGTCGGTCGTGCCCCACCAACCCTGGATCGGCTGCTCGAGCACGTCCTGCAGGTCGTCGCGCACGTAGGCGAACGCGGGCGACCCCGGTCCGCCGTTGAGGTACTTGTACGTGCAGCCCACGGCGAGGTCGAAGCCCCACTCGTCGGCCTTCACGGGCACCGAACCGGCCGAGTGGCAGAGGTCCCAGAGGATCAGTGCGCCCGCGTCGTGCGCGATGCGGGTGAGCTCGGGAGCATCGGCGAGGTAGGCCGAGCGATAGGCGACGTGCGAGATCACCACGAGGGCGGTGTGCGGGCCGACGGCCTCGGCGAGCTGCTCGGGAGTGACGCCCGACGAGGTGTCGACCTCGATCCAGCGCAGCGTGAGCCCGCGCTCCTTCGCGATGCCGTCGAGCACGTACCGGTCGGTCGGGAAGTTGTCGGAGTCGAGCACGATCTCGCGGCGGGCGGGGTCGCGGGCGACCTGCGCGTCGACGGCGGCGCGGGCCAGTTTGTAGAGCAGCACGGTCGTGGAGTCGCCGATCACGGTCTGCCCGGCCTTTGCGTCGATCACGGCGCGGCCGATGCGGTCGCCGATCTCGTTCGGCAGGCGCAGCCACGACTCGTCCCACCCGCGGATGAGCCGCCCGCCCCAGCTCTCGCGCAGGAACTCCTCGACGCGGGCGATCGCCGACACCGGCGGCCGTCCGAGGGAGTTGCCGTCGAAGTAGACGAGGTCGGTGTCGGCGCCCTCGAACTTCGCCCGGTGGTGCGCGAGCCCGTCGGCGCGGTCCATGCGTCGGGCGAACGCGAGTTGCGGGTCGAGCGTCACAGGGTCTCCAGTTCTTCGGCGGGCACGACGACGGCCGAGGCGAGCCACGCGGGCAGGTCGGCGAGCGTCTCGGGCGAGGTTCCGGCGGCGAAGGTCGCGATGCCCTCCGCGGGTTCGTCGCGCGGCCACGGGTCGGTGAGGGCGTCGAGCAGGTCGGATGCCGCGAGCCCCGCCTCGACGAGCAGTGCGAGCTCGCGCGCATTGACGCCCGCCGGCTGCTCGCCGTTGCCGAGGTCGGTGCCGTAGAGCACGCGCCCGCCTGCGCCGTGGAATCGGCGGAGGTTGTCGACCGCGCGTTCGGCGTCGGGCGTGGGCTCGCCGTAGCCGGCGACGAACAGCGTCGAGATCCACCGCTGCCCGGTCGCGATTGCCCGGGCGATGAGCTCGTCGTCGACGCGCTCGGTGAAGGGGGTGTGGGCGAGCGCGTCGACGCCCGCATCGACGGCCAGCCGGGTCATGCCCGCGCCCTCGACATGGGCGACCACCGGCATCCGTCGATCGTGCGCGGCCGAGACGATCGCGCCGAGCGTCGCGGCGTCGAAGACGGGGCCGGCCGCGGAGTTCAGGGCGACCTTGACGACGGATGCCCCGAACGCGTGCTGCTCGGCCACGGCCGCCTCGGCCGGCGAGGGCAGCGCGCCCCGGCGTTCGCCGTCGACCGCGGGCACCTCGTGCGCGCAGCCGTCGGGAGCCCACGGACGATCGGTGGGATACCCGCCCGGCGTGGTGAGGAACCGCCCGGCGAAGTCGGTGCGCGGCAG is a window from the Agromyces sp. CF514 genome containing:
- a CDS encoding EamA family transporter; translated protein: MSPIALALVLSAAVCHAAWNILAHGVSRIGVPFLWWGALAATVLWLPVVPLTGGLGEADPLDVAVGVGISALLHCAYMLVLQRGYASGRLSTVYATARGTGPALTVVVAVALLGERPSPAAIAGVAVILAGIVAIGGLDRGRGAPTPSPDAPEQARRGRCARLDPAIAWGLVTGVAIAAYTVWDAHAVREWAVPPVAYMVGCTLVEIPMYAAMLGRRRSELVAVARRHWPRILLFGALSPLSYILVLVAITMAPVALVAPMREVSVVLVSLFGALVLRESRAGWRLAASAVVVGGIALLAI
- a CDS encoding ABC transporter permease, whose product is MTAIAPHAPHTSPARTSVADRAPKRRLSPERIAAGLTLVALLVASVFALNSIGISLPSMIESWGNAERFFARVGTIEFPEPLELVQLTALTLGIVISGTLFAAVVSVPVAYLAAGNTTPGPAWRAVARFITVLTRAIPDVVLAMVFVLLFSLGALPGILAIGIHSIGMISKLFADAIEQIDEGPRRAIRAAGGSKLQEFSSGILPQVLPSWVATVLHRNDINLRGSVVLGYVGVAGLGLEMSFAFKSLNYSLGIGIAIVMLVLCIVMEIVSSAVRTAMLHGGRSSGGPLAATTPQAAMRRPWTGSRVRSTVWGWVAVVVIIGAVAVCNIQWGDFLTVWAKIPPVAVQFWPPTFGSYDWDTMSTAMLETIAIALAAALLTLVLSVVIGSLAARNVAPNPATRTGARFLLVGIRGVPEVILAIVLIVITGLGAQAGTIALAFGGIGLLGKLIADSFEEVKAGPERAVTAVGATRLQRYASATLPQGTPALIGHSFYLLDTNIRAATILGIVGGGGIGYYLLNAGQGSNYGVVTAIVLMILVTVLAVEGLAVWMRRVFR
- a CDS encoding GntR family transcriptional regulator; this encodes MVYKLIADDLRERIASGQLAPGDDVPTEAELAELWRTSRGPIRNALAALRHEGLIETTRGRPAKVVERKAHQAVDVSIPFTRWARDLGAAPGAITQEVSLRRADPEHAEALDVDPGTLVVHVLRLRLLDGRPTMLERLTYIEPVGRVLFGIDLDAVSITEVLAEHGLGSSDVDHEIDAIAADELDASLLGLAVGAPVLRLRRVSRDDDGRVFEASDDRYRSDLVRFTVAASGRAPRGEHYLRPIGG
- the phnC gene encoding phosphonate ABC transporter ATP-binding protein: MHTPVIEVHDLDKRFDRTHALRGVDLEVGRGEIVVLLGLSGSGKSTLLRHLDGLETPTSGSVRVLGEEVPSLTGRRLRALRGKVGFVFQQFELVPSLTVLENVLTGVLATLRGPRLGLWSYPRSLKLAALGHLDRVGLLDRAYQRADTLSGGQQQRVAIARALMQEPEILLADEPVASLDPESSEQVMALIREIAMDAGLTVVCSLHQVDLALSWGDRIVGLRHGEVVLDTPTDGLTKAQVMEIYGRVSTATAELAAIETELTAAAADAERPASRLPLEAEGVAP
- a CDS encoding phosphate/phosphite/phosphonate ABC transporter substrate-binding protein, whose protein sequence is MISRTKTSAFALLGAAALALGLAACSAPATADEPAADAAAFAVDSDTLVFGVVPDSVDTETNYQPLMDYIAKETGKTVEYHESTDYAALIEAAVAGKIDVASFSGFTYVTATNNGAEITPISSIVTAEGQEPGYYSQAIVPTGSDIASLEDFEGKKVCFVDPSSTSGYLFPTYNLLQAGIDPETDITPVFAGKHDVSVTKVGEGVECEAGFAEDSEVEKSDQVKVIAETMVPGAPIVVSNTLPDDLKSQLTDILGEVTIDDIIAAGIDSADSDGFRSVFYATKPVDDAYYDTIRDICEKTEAEQCQG
- a CDS encoding TIGR03364 family FAD-dependent oxidoreductase, which gives rise to MSADRYDLVVVGGGVIGLGAAYAGLRRGMRTLVVERGSEATGASVRNFGHLCVTPQTGIARQHGLAARELWLRLAHDAGVWLRESGTLVAARAADELAVLVELAAVRGDEVRLLDAAEAAVRIPLAPGVAVGGAFLPADLQANPRQALQAITSHLAEQGVEFRFRTSVGAIEPGLVRTSRGPVGAQHVVVATNHDVDQLFPEVAEGLGIVRCGLDMLRVAAPLAAPLEAPLLTGWSLLRYGAFAETSAAAALRDRLHAERPDLAALDLNQMYTQLPDGSLIVGDTHYRGAAIAPFQGEAAADALLEEFRALFGVEPRVLERWQGVYASGPDEFLDLEALPGVHLAAATTGIGMTTGLGLADHVVARFTSPIDHEPPIDHEPQPRHHQEGMR